A region from the Triticum aestivum cultivar Chinese Spring chromosome 3D, IWGSC CS RefSeq v2.1, whole genome shotgun sequence genome encodes:
- the LOC101290595 gene encoding cytokinin dehydrogenase 2, with product MNKAREMTLIAALFVLSCLLKTTTSPATSAYSGAWMPASSVLYELRHLGVRALIRYDAEATGRASADFGNVSDAQPPPAAVLYPSCPEDIASLLRASCTHTSPFPVSARGCGHSTRGQASAPRGVVVDMLSLGCHASGSATRLSVSVDGRYVDAGGEQLWVDVLRAALAHGLTPRTWTDYLHLTVGGTLSNAGISGQAFRHGPQISNVQELDVITGLGEIVTCSKEKHADLFDAVLGGLGQFGVITRARIPLIQAPARARWVRLFYTGAAPLTGDQERLIGVDLGTAVSGLMDYVEGSVVLADQGQVGSWRSSFFSEADAARIAALAEEAGGVLYCLEGALYYGGAALAGESDVDKRLEVLLRELRYARGFAFVQDVSYAGFLDRVRDGELKLRAAGLWDVPHPWLNLFLPRSRVLDFAAGVFHGILRRDGGTGPMGPVLVYPMNRDRWDGNTSAVFPEEEEVFYTVGILRSAVSEGDLGRLEEQNEEILRFCEEAGIPCVQYLPYYAGQAGWEKKHFGPAKWARFVERKRKYDPKAILSRGQRIFTSPLA from the exons ATGAACAAAGCGCGAGAAATGACACTGATAGCCGCTCTGTTCGTGCTCAGCTGCCTCCTCAAGACAACGACGAGCCCCGCCACCTCGGCCTACTCGGGCGCATGGATGCCCGCCTCCTCCGTACTCTATGAGCTCCGCCACCTCGGGGTCCGTGCGCTGATCCGTTACGATGCCGAGGCCACCGGGCGGGCGTCCGCCGACTTCGGCAACGTGTCGGACGCCCAGCCACCGCCGGCGGCCGTGCTCTACCCGTCGTGCCCCGAGGACATCGCCTCGCTGCTGCGCGCCTCGTGCACGCACACCTCCCCGTTCCCCGTGTCTGCCCGGGGCTGCGGCCACTCGACCCGAGGCCAGGCGTCCGCACCCCGCGGCGTCGTCGTGGACATGCTGTCGCTCGGGTGCCACGCCAGCGGGTCTGCCACCCGCCTCTCCGTCTCGGTCGACGGCCGCTACGTCGATGCCGGCGGCGAGCAGCTGTGGGTGGACGTGCTGCGTGCCGCCCTGGCGCACGGCCTCACCCCGAGGACGTGGACCGACTACCTCCATCTCACCGTCGGCGGCACGCTCTCCAACGCGGGCATCAGCGGCCAGGCCTTCCGCCACGGCCCCCAGATATCCAACGTGCAAGAACTCGACGTGATCACCG GGCTCGGGGAGATTGTCACATGCTCAAAGGAGAAGCACGCGGACCTGTTCGACGCCGTGCTGGGCGGGCTGGGGCAGTTCGGCGTCATAACGCGGGCGCGCATCCCGCTGATCCAGGCGCCGGCGAGGGCGCGCTGGGTGCGGCTCTTCTACACGGGGGCCGCGCCGCTCACGGGCGACCAGGAGCGGCTCATCGGCGTCGACCTCGGCACCGCTGTGTCCGGGCTCATGGACTACGTCGAGGGCTCGGTGGTGCTCGCGGACCAGGGCCAGGTCGGGAGCTGGCGCTCGTCGTTCTTCTCGGAAGCCGACGCGGCGCGCATCGCCGCGCTCGCCGAGGAGGCGGGCGGCGTCCTTTACTGCCTCGAGGGAGCGCTGTACTACGGCGGCGCTGCTCTCGCCGGCGAGTCTGACGTCGACAAG AGGCTGGAGGTGCTGCTGCGGGAGCTGCGGTACGCGCGTGGGTTCGCGTTCGTGCAGGACGTGTCGTACGCGGGGTTCCTTGACCGGGTGCGCGACGGCGAGCTCAAGCTCCGCGCCGCCGGCCTCTGGGACGTGCCGCACCCCTGGCTCAACCTCTTCCTCCCGCGCTCCCGCGTCCTCGACTTCGCGGCCGGCGTCTTCCACGGCATCCTCCGCCGCGACGGCGGCACCGGCCCCATGGGCCCCGTCCTCGTCTACCCCATGAACCGGGACAGGTGGGACGGCAACACGTCAGCGGTGTtcccagaggaggaggaggtgttctACACGGTTGGGATCCTTCGGTCGGCGGTGTCCGAGGGTGACCTTGGGCGTCTGGAGGAGCAGAACGAGGagatcttacgcttctgcgaggaggCAGGGATACCGTGCGTGCAGTACCTGCCGTACTACGCCGGCCAGGCCGGGTGGGAGAAGAAGCACTTTGGTCCGGCCAAGTGGGCCAGGTTCGTGGAGCGGAAGAGAAAGTATGATCCCAAGGCTATCCTGTCCCGTGGCCAGAGAATTTTCACCTCCCCGCTGGCTTGA